The following are encoded together in the Daucus carota subsp. sativus chromosome 5, DH1 v3.0, whole genome shotgun sequence genome:
- the LOC108221240 gene encoding uncharacterized protein LOC108221240 — MQAKKAKQLHKARLARERQIYELRKRAELKAAVSELERPWEVVEKAPKLFSASADEQVQVLADRFQKPGGFDLWSEKDGPELFKTVDGFLSARFFLKGVVHSIRPYERVNEEIDEFRGLGNEKRVNIGSLDRVSDGIDEFGGLGGVKGVKTGSFDEYVKKRNLLNEGSKGKVRKKRNGRSELVKLAKTTQNISRSVQVFDLDGGDDGGGERGDGGNMIVAEAA; from the exons ATGCAAGCCAAGAAAGCCAAACAGCTCCATAAGGCAAGATTAGCTAGGGAGAGACAAATTTATGAATTGAGGAAGAGGGCTGAGTTGAAAGCTGCTGTTTCGGAACTCGAAAGACCCTGGGAAGTTGTTGAGAAAGCACCTAAGTTGTTCTCAGCTAGTGCTGATGAACAAGTTCAAGTCTTGGCTGATAGGTTTCAGAAGCCTGGTGGGTTTGATCTGTGGTCTGAGAAAGATGGGCCTGAATTGTTTAAGACTGTTGATGGGTTCCTCTCTGCGCGATTTTTCCTGAAAGGGGTTGTTCATAGTATTAGGCCTTATGAGAGGGTTAATGAGGAAATCGATGAATTTAGGGGTTTAGGGAATGAAAAGAGGGTAAATATTGGATCTTTGGATAGAGttagtgatggaattgatgaattTGGGGGTTTAGGTGGTGTAAAGGGGGTAAAGACTGGATCTTTTGACGAGTATGTTAAAAAGCGGAATTTGCTGAATGAGGGGAGTAAGGGGAAAGTGAGAAAGAAGAGGAATGGGAGAAGT gaattagtgaaaCTTGCAAAAACTACCCAGAatatctccagatctgttcaagTTTTCGATTTAGATGGCGGTGACGATGGTGGAGGTGAacgtggagatggaggaaatatgattgtagcggaggcgGCTTGA
- the LOC135146791 gene encoding glutathione S-transferase U17-like, translated as MEVEVEMEVVVMEGAGGIKVVVVMEGATTKVVAVADVEVGLVKMEVGLVKMEVEMGLFKSLVAFALGFSDIPDSVFVEYIDEKWSGDGSSILPSDPYDRAVARFWAAYFDDKVVPVIFKLSFGPESERVALIEQTAEGLVPLEEAFKTCSKGKSYFGGDNIGYTDIALGSFIGWIKAIEKMSGIKVLAEAKTPGLVGWVTKFLSTDAAKKFVPEPEVYVDLLKKMQA; from the exons atggaggtggaggtggagatggaggtggtggttatggagggggcgggcggcataaaggtggtggtggttatggagggggcgaCTACGAaggtggtggcagtggcggatgtggaggtggggttggtgaagatggaggtggggttggtgaagatggaggtggagatggggttgtttaaaagTTTAGTAGCATTTGCTTTAGGTTTTAGTGATATTCCAg ATTCTGTATTTGTTGAATATATTGATGAGAAGTGGAGTGGTGATGGCTCCTCGATTCTCCCCTCTGATCCTTATGATCGCGCTGTTGCGCGATTCTGGGCTGCGTATTTTGATGACAAG GTGGTTCCAGTGATCTTCAAGCTGAGTTTTGGTCCAGAGAGCGAAAGGGTGGCGTTGATAGAGCAGACAGCGGAAGGATTGGTGCCGCTGGAGGAGGCTTTCAAGACATGTAGCAAAGGGAAGAGCTACTTCGGGGGAGATAACATTGGTTACACTGATATCGCTCTTGGAAGCTTCATTGGATGGATCAAGGCAATCGAGAAAATGAGTGGCATCAAGGTTCTGGCTGAGGCTAAAACACCGGGCCTCGTCGGATGGGTGACCAAGTTCCTGTCGACTGATGCTGCTAAGAAATTTGTTCCGGAACCTGAAGTGTATGTTGACCTTCTTAAGAAGATGCAGGCTTGA
- the LOC108223483 gene encoding pentatricopeptide repeat-containing protein At1g06143-like isoform X2, translating to MYDTVMNCFKKCFNLKELECLYALMIKNNAVQDCFYMNQFITTCSTFRRTDYAVRAFIQMKSPNAYVYNAIIKAFIHCLNPIQALHFYLSMLRAGVSPSSYTFPSVIKGCVLVSDLGFGESVHGQIFRFGFGSNVFVQTSLIDFYSGFGRLVGARQVFDEIPERDGFVWTTMLSGYSRGGDMGSARRLFDEMPERNVATWNSLINGYARVRDMGSCELLFREMPEKDLISWTTMISCYSQNKLYSEALTVFSEMRMNGVRPDEVTMTTVISSCAHLGALDLGKDIHLYVMQNGFELDVYIGSALIDMYAKCGSLERALVVFFKLQEKNLFCWNSIIEGLAVHGLAEEAISMFGRMEKDNIKPNGVTFISVLSACTHAGLVEVGRRWFKKMTHELSITPQIEHYGCMVDLLCKAGLFEDALELIQSMTMEPNAIIWGAVLGGSKLYKNLDIAQVAANMLMVLEPNNSGYYSLLVSMHADANRWNEVAKTRSAMKELGVEKSCPGSSWIEMESKIHQFAASDKCHPAASQIYSLLHELESQLKLNAKT from the exons ATGTACGATACTGTTATGAACTGTTTCAAAAAATGTTTCAACTTAAAAGAACTCGAATGCCTCTATGCCTTGATGATCAAGAACAATGCTGTGCAAGATTGCTTCTACATGAACCAATTTATAACAACCTGTTCTACATTTCGTCGAACAGATTATGCAGTTCGAGCATTTATACAGATGAAATCCCCCAATGCTTATGTATATAATGCTATAATCAAAGCTTTTATTCATTGTTTAAACCCCATCCAAGCTCTACACTTTTATTTAAGTATGTTGAGAGCTGGAGTTAGCCCAAGTAGCTATACATTTCCTTCAGTGATTAAAGGGTGTGTGTTAGTTTCTGATTTAGGGTTTGGAGAATCTGTTCATGGGCAGATTTTTAGATTTGGGTTTGGTTCAAATGTGTTTGTTCAGACTTCTTTGATTGATTTTTACTCTGGGTTTGGGAGACTTGTGGGTGCAAGacaggtgtttgatgaaatacCCGAGAGGGATGGTTTTGTGTGGACTACGATGCTTTCAGGTTATTCGCGTGGCGGTGATATGGGTTCTGCGAGGAgattgtttgatgaaatgccggAGAGGAATGTGGCTACTTGGAATTCTCTGATTAATGGTTATGCGAGAGTGAGGGATATGGGGAGTTGTGAGTTGTTGTTTAGAGAGATGCCGGAAAAGGATTTGATTTCGTGGACGACGATGATTAGTTGTTATTCTCAGAATAAGTTGTATAGTGAAGCATTGACAGTGTTTAGTGAAATGAGGATGAATGGAGTTAGACCTGACGAGGTTACGATGACCACTGTGATTTCTAGCTGTGCACATCTTGGGGCGCTTGACCTGGGAAAGGATATTCATCTCTATGTTATGCAAAATGGGTTTGAACTTGATGTTTATATTGGGTCTGCGCTAATTGATATGTATGCAAAATGCGGGAGCTTGGAAAGAGCTCTGGTTGTGTTTTTCAAGTTACAGGAGAAGAATTTATTCTGTTGGAATTCGATTATTGAAGGACTGGCAGTACATGGGCTTGCTGAAGAAGCAATCTCAATGTTTGGCAGGATGGAGAAAGATAATATAAAACCTAATGGTGTTACATTTATTAGTGTTCTGAGTGCTTGCACTCATGCCGGACTAGTTGAAGTGGGTCGCAGATGGTTTAAGAAGATGACACATGAATTGTCGATTACACCACAAATTGAGCACTATGGATGTATGGTTGATCTGTTGTGCAAGGCTGGTCTTTTCGAAGATGCATTAGAACTTATACAAAGCATGACAATGGAACCAAATGCTATAATCTGGGGCGCAGTACTAGGAGGGTCAAAGCTATACAAAAACTTGGATATTGCTCAAGTTGCAGCGAATATGCTAATGGTTTTGGAGCCAAACAATAGTGGATATTACAGTCTTTTAGTCAGCATGCATGCTGATGCAAACCGATGGAATGAAGTTGCTAAAACTAGGTCAGCTATGAAGGAACTTGGAGTAGAAAAGAGTTGCCCTGGCTCTAGTTGGATTGAAATGGAAAGCAAGATTCATCAGTTTGCAGCATCTGATAAATGTCACCCAGCCGCTAGCCAAATTTATTCTCTTCTACATGAATTAGAAAGCCAGTTAAAGCT GAATGCAAAGACCTGA
- the LOC108223483 gene encoding pentatricopeptide repeat-containing protein At1g06143-like isoform X1, giving the protein MYDTVMNCFKKCFNLKELECLYALMIKNNAVQDCFYMNQFITTCSTFRRTDYAVRAFIQMKSPNAYVYNAIIKAFIHCLNPIQALHFYLSMLRAGVSPSSYTFPSVIKGCVLVSDLGFGESVHGQIFRFGFGSNVFVQTSLIDFYSGFGRLVGARQVFDEIPERDGFVWTTMLSGYSRGGDMGSARRLFDEMPERNVATWNSLINGYARVRDMGSCELLFREMPEKDLISWTTMISCYSQNKLYSEALTVFSEMRMNGVRPDEVTMTTVISSCAHLGALDLGKDIHLYVMQNGFELDVYIGSALIDMYAKCGSLERALVVFFKLQEKNLFCWNSIIEGLAVHGLAEEAISMFGRMEKDNIKPNGVTFISVLSACTHAGLVEVGRRWFKKMTHELSITPQIEHYGCMVDLLCKAGLFEDALELIQSMTMEPNAIIWGAVLGGSKLYKNLDIAQVAANMLMVLEPNNSGYYSLLVSMHADANRWNEVAKTRSAMKELGVEKSCPGSSWIEMESKIHQFAASDKCHPAASQIYSLLHELESQLKLYGHVLEFEFFT; this is encoded by the coding sequence ATGTACGATACTGTTATGAACTGTTTCAAAAAATGTTTCAACTTAAAAGAACTCGAATGCCTCTATGCCTTGATGATCAAGAACAATGCTGTGCAAGATTGCTTCTACATGAACCAATTTATAACAACCTGTTCTACATTTCGTCGAACAGATTATGCAGTTCGAGCATTTATACAGATGAAATCCCCCAATGCTTATGTATATAATGCTATAATCAAAGCTTTTATTCATTGTTTAAACCCCATCCAAGCTCTACACTTTTATTTAAGTATGTTGAGAGCTGGAGTTAGCCCAAGTAGCTATACATTTCCTTCAGTGATTAAAGGGTGTGTGTTAGTTTCTGATTTAGGGTTTGGAGAATCTGTTCATGGGCAGATTTTTAGATTTGGGTTTGGTTCAAATGTGTTTGTTCAGACTTCTTTGATTGATTTTTACTCTGGGTTTGGGAGACTTGTGGGTGCAAGacaggtgtttgatgaaatacCCGAGAGGGATGGTTTTGTGTGGACTACGATGCTTTCAGGTTATTCGCGTGGCGGTGATATGGGTTCTGCGAGGAgattgtttgatgaaatgccggAGAGGAATGTGGCTACTTGGAATTCTCTGATTAATGGTTATGCGAGAGTGAGGGATATGGGGAGTTGTGAGTTGTTGTTTAGAGAGATGCCGGAAAAGGATTTGATTTCGTGGACGACGATGATTAGTTGTTATTCTCAGAATAAGTTGTATAGTGAAGCATTGACAGTGTTTAGTGAAATGAGGATGAATGGAGTTAGACCTGACGAGGTTACGATGACCACTGTGATTTCTAGCTGTGCACATCTTGGGGCGCTTGACCTGGGAAAGGATATTCATCTCTATGTTATGCAAAATGGGTTTGAACTTGATGTTTATATTGGGTCTGCGCTAATTGATATGTATGCAAAATGCGGGAGCTTGGAAAGAGCTCTGGTTGTGTTTTTCAAGTTACAGGAGAAGAATTTATTCTGTTGGAATTCGATTATTGAAGGACTGGCAGTACATGGGCTTGCTGAAGAAGCAATCTCAATGTTTGGCAGGATGGAGAAAGATAATATAAAACCTAATGGTGTTACATTTATTAGTGTTCTGAGTGCTTGCACTCATGCCGGACTAGTTGAAGTGGGTCGCAGATGGTTTAAGAAGATGACACATGAATTGTCGATTACACCACAAATTGAGCACTATGGATGTATGGTTGATCTGTTGTGCAAGGCTGGTCTTTTCGAAGATGCATTAGAACTTATACAAAGCATGACAATGGAACCAAATGCTATAATCTGGGGCGCAGTACTAGGAGGGTCAAAGCTATACAAAAACTTGGATATTGCTCAAGTTGCAGCGAATATGCTAATGGTTTTGGAGCCAAACAATAGTGGATATTACAGTCTTTTAGTCAGCATGCATGCTGATGCAAACCGATGGAATGAAGTTGCTAAAACTAGGTCAGCTATGAAGGAACTTGGAGTAGAAAAGAGTTGCCCTGGCTCTAGTTGGATTGAAATGGAAAGCAAGATTCATCAGTTTGCAGCATCTGATAAATGTCACCCAGCCGCTAGCCAAATTTATTCTCTTCTACATGAATTAGAAAGCCAGTTAAAGCTGTATGGCCATGTATTGGAGTTCGAGTTTTTTACATAG
- the LOC108223344 gene encoding uncharacterized protein LOC108223344 isoform X1 produces the protein MSSKFDPETLSPPISSTNQCESPHAECFPLDQLKSNIISSIKGIRGKSKLNRKETFVVDEVNKKLAFGHQMSDRIVEYVVGYEDVDTNDDEYRQHCENLNARYDKNFVKGVCAIEKMPGISVFTHGQLYVAVNRFTSRRGLKIFVDDSSGHNTNITDNVVFKEVFYHIRVT, from the exons ATGTCCTCCAAATTTGACCCGG AGACGTTGTCTCCCCCTATTTCGAGTACCAATCAATGTGAATCTCCTCACGCTGAATGTTTTCCTCTTGATCAGTTAAAGTCAAATATAATTTCAAGTATAAAAG GTATTCGTGGGAAGAGTAAATTGAACAGGAAAGAGACTTTTGTTGTTGATGAAGTTAATAAGAAACTAGCTTTTGGCCATCAAATGTCGGATAGGATCGTGGAGTATGTAGTGGGCTATGAGGACGTTG ATACTAATGATGATGAATATCGGCAGCATTGTGAGAATCTTAATGCGCGGTATGATAAGAATTTTGTCAAAGGTGTGTGCGCTATTGAAAAGATGCCCGGTATATCAGTGTTCACGCATGGCCAACTTTATGTTGCTGTAAATCGGTTTACCAGTCGACGCGGTCTTAAAATTTTCGTTGATGATAGCAGTGGACACAATACAAATATAACTGATAATGTTGTGTTTAAGGAAGTGTTCTACCATATACGTGTAACATAG
- the LOC108223344 gene encoding uncharacterized protein LOC108223344 isoform X2 — protein sequence MSSKFDPGIRGKSKLNRKETFVVDEVNKKLAFGHQMSDRIVEYVVGYEDVDTNDDEYRQHCENLNARYDKNFVKGVCAIEKMPGISVFTHGQLYVAVNRFTSRRGLKIFVDDSSGHNTNITDNVVFKEVFYHIRVT from the exons ATGTCCTCCAAATTTGACCCGG GTATTCGTGGGAAGAGTAAATTGAACAGGAAAGAGACTTTTGTTGTTGATGAAGTTAATAAGAAACTAGCTTTTGGCCATCAAATGTCGGATAGGATCGTGGAGTATGTAGTGGGCTATGAGGACGTTG ATACTAATGATGATGAATATCGGCAGCATTGTGAGAATCTTAATGCGCGGTATGATAAGAATTTTGTCAAAGGTGTGTGCGCTATTGAAAAGATGCCCGGTATATCAGTGTTCACGCATGGCCAACTTTATGTTGCTGTAAATCGGTTTACCAGTCGACGCGGTCTTAAAATTTTCGTTGATGATAGCAGTGGACACAATACAAATATAACTGATAATGTTGTGTTTAAGGAAGTGTTCTACCATATACGTGTAACATAG